Part of the Candidatus Margulisiibacteriota bacterium genome is shown below.
GCAGGATACTTTTGCAGAATTACTGCAAGGATAACCAACATGGCAATAACAACATGGATGAATTGGATATATAGGCATAACTAGATCACCCCCCTTGTATTAAAGACATGACAACGGTAGGCCAGATCAGGCGGAAGCGAAGCCCCGCCGCCGCAGAGAAACACAATGACCGGAACACCCCGGGAAACAGCCTGACGAACCGTGTAGAGAGAACCGCGTGAAGCGCCATGGAGAAAAGCCACAACAACAGAGGACCCGGAAACCAAACGCCTATTGCGGCCAAGAAGAGCAGAAACAGCGACAGGACGAGGAGAACCGGCAGAAGCAGAACCCCAGACAACCTGACCACCGGCCGCAATGAAACGCCCAATATCAGCCTGCGTGGAAGAAGGAAAACCCGAAACAGAAGCCCAGGCAGAATAAACAACACCGCGGGCAGAAGCCCCCTGACGCAGAACCGCAGACAAAGCAAACTGATCAGCGCCCACGGCACCACCGGAAGCCACAGAATAACCACGGGACAGAAAAGCAGCCACAACCTGATCAACGAGCGGAGCAAAACGGACCGGAAGAGAACGGGACCCGACAACACCAACAAAATGACACATATGTGACACCTCCTTGAGCTTCAAGTAGCATTTCCCCGCCGCTGTCACCCGTCAGGGGCGTAAGGAGGCAGAGCAAGGACTCTGCCGACTGAAGCAGGGAGCGCAACGGAGCGAGCCCGAACTCTATGTGTCCTTGGAAAATGTGAGGGCAAGTGAAGTGAAGCGACCTTGACAGCGAAAAAGCGGGGAAATGCTATCATGGAAAAACAGGAGAAGTTACTTAATAGATAGCAGTGGCCCTTGGATAAGATTTAAAAAGGCACATCGAAAAGTGGCATTTATTCGACAGAGGCAATAGAAGTCATTTTTGTATTACGAGAGCGTAGAGCCCGCCTCCGGTCCGCTTCGCGAACCTCCGGCGGAACATTTGTTTTGCGGTGTTAATAAAGATCAGGCGGCTTGTCGGCATCTTGCGACGCCTCCAAGCCGCCTAACATCAACAATGGTTTGCAACAAAAAAGATTCTCGACCGGCACTGCACTTGCCAACCCTTCGACAAGCTCAGGGCTTTGTTCTTTCTCTATGCATACCTAACACCTTCGCGGATGCCAACCTCCATATGGCCAGCGCGCACCTTAGCCCCACTAGAATGATTGCGCTGGCCAAGTCAAAAACTGTTGATATTTCATCTGTATTTGTTTCGTGATATAATATATCACTTGTGAATATAGAAGAAATATGGAAAACATACAACTATCAAAGCTAACTAAAAAGATAGACATAATAGTAAATCTACTACTTGAGAAACGACAGAAGGAAAACAAGTATTCAGATGAAGATCAAGCATTATATTTAAGTTCTTTTGGTCTCTCTCCTTCAGAAATAGGCGCTCTGTTAGCAAAGAGTTCAAATGCCGCAAGGGTTTTACTTGCAAAGTTAAGAAAAAAAGGGCGACTGCAAAAGTATAATCCAATGATAGGAGAAAATTGTGCCAGAAAAAAATGATAAAGAAATCATTGAACGCCTAAATATTATTATTAATTTGCTTCTAAGGATATGCATTGACAAGAAATTGAAATTCACATCAAGAGAACAAATAAAGATATTGAATGACATAGGGATATCCTCAGGAAATATCGGCAAGATCATTGCTAAAAAAACGCACTATGTTACTGCGAATCTATCGCAAATCAAGAAAAGGATTAATAACCATAATGTTTGATTGTAAGCCAAAAAGTATTAATCAAAATTAGCAAACCGGAGGACAAAATGCCAAACATTAAAAGCGAATCGGCTGATCGTTATGCGGGCATCACTTCTGCTCTTTCCTCACTACAAATAAAACTCGATGCAATTTGTGCAATTCTTCTTAGATTAACAAATGATGAAGCCCTGGAAAAATGGGAAAAACAAGACAGACCCAATATGGTAAGAATGTTAATTAATCTTGGATTTGACAACAAGGACATCTCAAGAGTCGCAAGTCTCACCTATGGCTCAGTAGCGAATATTCGTTCAAAGATAAAGGGAAGAATAAAATAATGAATAATCAGGCATCTTTTGACAAAACAAATTTTGATCTCTCATTTGTCGCTAGACAAATACAACTAACAAATAAATTGTTGGCTATAGTTGCTACGGATAAAGACTTCTCTAGTCATCCCCAAGATCGCCAAATCTCAATTTTAGGAAAAATGGGATTTAGGCAGTGTGAATTAGCGGAAATATTTGGCGTAACAAATCAATATATAAACAATGTGTTTCGGAAGTTTAAAATCAAGCGTTCTTGAAAATAGATAATAAGAGCCTTCACACATTATTAATTCTGGGGGCAGGCGCAACTAGAGGAGCTCTTTCCACCCCATCTCCGAATAAGATTAACCCTCCTTTAAATTGTGATTATTTCGATATTTTAGAAAAATATGTTCACACCACTGAAGGGAAAAAGTATTTATCCGCATACAATCGATTAAAAAACTTCATCGATAACGAAATAGGTCAAAAAGGCATAGAAAACATATCGATGGAGCAGGTATTTAATGTCCTTTTTATTTCCAAAGATTTACCCGAAATATTTAACAAAGGAAGGGGAAGACGGCGTTTAGCTGGTTATAGGCAGGGGGTTAAAGACTTTCTCTCATTGTTAATCAGATTATTCCATTTTATTCAACTCCATAGCAAAAACAAAAATAGCATAAACCATTACGAGCTTATCGTTAAAAATCTCTCAGCTGGCGACATAATCATGTCTCTTAATTACGACACACTAATTGATAACGAACTTGTTAAGGGCGGCTGGAATCCTTCTAAGGGATATGCCTTCAAGCCGCAGATTAAATATGAAACACCAAAAACAAAAATATATTCTGACAATTTAAGGGATGTTCTATTATTAAAACCTCATGGTTCTTTTAATTGGTTTGCAAAGGGATCATTTAATAATTTAGAAAAAGCGCTTGAGCGAAGGCCTGTGTCAGTTGTTATTCTTTCTAAACTCCCCAGATTGTATCAGAATAAAAAAGACAGATTATTACATTTTTTTATCCCACCATTATATACAAAGTATTTCAAAAACTCATTTTGGACAAACTTATGGGTAAAAACCTATGAGGCAGCAAAACGAGTGGATCGCATTGTCATAATTGGATGTTCTTTAATAGCAACTGATTATCATTTGAGAGCCATACTATCAAAAGCAATAACTGATAAAAAAACGAAATACAAAGAAATTGTTGTAGTTGATAAAAGCAAAAGAACACGGGAGAAATTAAAATCATTTTTTCGCGGTTCTGCTCTCAATGGCGTAACAACATATTCAAACTTTTCCACTTTTTGTATAAAAACGCTTAAATAATATATTTTATAAGGGAAACGCCTTTTTCACATTCCAGATGACAAAAGATGATGCTATTAATGTGTAGCAAACACAATTTATTTAAAGGAATTTCCAAATATCCCCGCATAAAAGACGATCAAACGTTCTAATCTGATCCTTTAAGATGTCCTCAGTTAACATATTCGGGCGAATATCGCAATAATAAACACCATCAAGTGGATTCAATTTAACAGTATACCCACGAAAGTGCCCGGGCAAAAAAGTTGCGTTGATACCGTACTTATTCTTTTTACTTGTGTTCTTACGTTGCACATCATTAAGAAACACCGCGATGTGCGGAGTATTTGTATCAGTGAGTTTGCTATATAAAAACTTATCAATGAATATCTTGTCAATTCGATCCTTGCTGGATGTTTTTATTGATCCAATCAACTTAATCTTTTCATCCGTCTTAATGACCAAATCATGTTGATAACTCATTTTGAATTGTTCTTTCCCTCTAAGCATGACCGGAACTTGAATGACACCAGGTTCACACTTAAGACCAATACTGCGAATTACAAGGCGAATGAGATGCTCAAATAAATCCCCATTGATTTTACGAGCAGTATTAGATTTTCCCACAGGCAAAGCATCTAGAGCAGAACCTATTGACATCTGTAATGTATAAACAAATCGATTTATTCTTTGTCTATCATCTGTTGAAGTTATATCTTTAACATTTTTAAGTGATTCAATAAATGTCTTTTTATTTAAGAGAAATTCAGTATTTGTGTACATAAGCCGAGAATTGATTGGGCGAGTAATTTGATATCCACCATCAGAACCGTATTGATAGAACTGATAATGATTCTCATTTTGAGAAACAATTACTGCTTGCAATTTAGTAGCGACATATTCGAGATACAGCTCGGCAAAGTCAACAAAATTACCAAGAGCCTTGAATTTTGACTTATCTGTTGCTATTTTAGTAATTTGCTTGATTTTCATCTAATGGAATTTCTCCGTTTAAGATTTTCGAAGTCATATTGTCTCCAGTGCTCAATCGGCCAATCCTCCACGAGTTCAATTCTATTTACTACCCATTCTAAATATTCAGACGAAATATCACAGCCAATCCATCTCCTCTTCAATTGTTCTGAGCATACAGCGGTTGTACCCGAACCAAGAAATGGATCAAATATTAAATCGTTTTGATTTGAGGATGCGGAAATTATCTTTCTTAAGAGTTCTTCTGGCTTTTGTGTCGGGTGTGGTGTTTTTTCATGCATTCCATTACAGGTGGTTGGTATCTCTAAAACATCTTTTGGCTTTGCTCCATTTGGGTTTGGTTCCCATAAATGTTGTTTGCCATTTCCATATTGGCTGGTTAATGCCTGGGGGTGCTCAGGATATTTTAATGTATGATCAGAATATGGGATTCGCACTTCATCAACATTAAATATAAAATCCTTGCTTTTCCTGAAATGCAAAATACTTTCATGTGATCTTCCCCATTCGTTTGTTAAGTTTGCTTTATTTTTATAGTGCCAGACGATCCACCGGCAATTATCAAAATATTGCATTGCTGGAGACTTTATGTCGGCAAGTATTTCAGAAAATCCACATACATATAACGAACCCATTTTTTTTAAAATTCTTGCAGCTTCTTTTATCCATTTTATGGACCAATTAAGATAGTCTTGCTGAGAATTAAAGCGATCCCAATCAGCTTTCTTAATATTGTAAGGTGGGTCAGCAAAAATTAAATCGATCGAATCACTATCCAATCCTTTCATCACGTCTAGACAGTCACCTATAAATATTTTGCCATTTGGATGTTCATAGTAAAGGTGAGGCTGAGATGAGTCTTGTTGTTTCTGACTATCAAACACCTTCCCCTTGAATTGTTTTTGACCAAAAAACTCATCGATTTCTGTCTTGCGTTTAAAAGTTGTCTTTGTCGGCGTCGATGCATCCATATTGGTTGATATTATAGCACTTTTTGTTTGATTTATTAAAACAATAAGAGCAGTTAATTAGCCCTCTTCGCGGGGTGTGGGGAAGCGAAGAGGGCTAATCCCATACCATATGTTATAATCTCCCTATATCTTTCTTTCGGCATCCGTGAATAGTGTTAGGTATGCATAGAGAAAGAACAAAGCCCTGAGCTTGTCGAAGGGTTGGCAAGTGCAGTGCCGGTCGAGGACTTCGACTCGGTCGCTTACGCGACCTCGCTCAGTCCAAGTCTCTTATTAAAGAGAAGGATTATTCGTTAAAAAACGAAGTCGGCTGAGCGACACTGAGCGAGGCATTGAGTCCGACGAAATGCCGAGTCGAAGTGGAGTCGAAGCCTAAAGATCAATATATGCCCTACCACCTTTATATCCTGCAATGCACCAACGGATCACTTTATACCGGAATAACAAATAACCTTGAAAGAAGGTTCAATGAGCATTTTTCCGGCAAAGGCTGCAAATATACCATTGCCAACCCCGCCAAAAAGATGAGATATACAGAGAAATTTGAAACCCGCAGTGAAGCGGCAAAAAGAGAAGCGCAGATAAAGGGCTGGACAAGGACAAAGAAGCTTGCTTTGATCAAAGGACATAAGGGAATACTTAAAACTTCCGCAAGATGTAAAAACAGGCAGAAATAAACGGCGAGCAAGCGAGCCGAATCCAGGACCAAAATCACACCCCGCCTCCTTTACCCGCTAATTGACAGATAGTAATTATTACTATATAGTATATACATGCGCAAAAAGAGGTCAACAGGCCGAATAACGCACGAACAAAACCCCCTGTCCGGACACGGGCTTAAACTGACCCCTCAGCGGACAGCCATTTACGATCTGATCAAGGACTCCAGGCAGCATCCTTGTGCGGAGCAGGTGTATAGATCGGTCAAAAAACAGCTCCCCAATATCTCATTTGACACGGTATACAGGACCCTGCAAAGCTTTTCGGAAGCCGGTCTTATAAACGCCGTAGAAAACCACGGCAGGAACCAAAGATTTGATCCCAGGACAGAGCAGCACCACCATTTCCACTGTATAAACTGCCGCAAGATAGTGGATTTTGACTGCAAAGAGTTTGACAGCCTGCTGGCACAAAAACAGATGCAAAAAGGGTTCAAGATAATTAGAAGGCGGGTAGTGTTCGAGGGTTTGTGCAAAGACTGTCAAAAAGAAAGGAGAAAAACCGACACGGCCCGCGGCCCAAAGACCAATAGCATAAAAAGGAGTTCTTGACATGGAAAACAGCAGCCCCTGCGCCCACATGCCCCTGATCAACGAAAAAGCGCCTTCGTTCAAAGCGGTAACCACCCAGGGCGAATTAAACTTTCCGGACCAGTACGCGGGAAGCTGGGTCATTTTGTTCAGCCATCCTGCCGATTTTACCCCGGTGTG
Proteins encoded:
- a CDS encoding DNA-processing protein DprA yields the protein MCHFVGVVGSRSLPVRFAPLVDQVVAAFLSRGYSVASGGAVGADQFALSAVLRQGASARGVVYSAWASVSGFPSSTQADIGRFIAAGGQVVWGSASAGSPRPVAVSALLGRNRRLVSGSSVVVAFLHGASRGSLYTVRQAVSRGVPVIVFLCGGGASLPPDLAYRCHVFNTRGVI
- a CDS encoding site-specific DNA-methyltransferase, whose protein sequence is MDASTPTKTTFKRKTEIDEFFGQKQFKGKVFDSQKQQDSSQPHLYYEHPNGKIFIGDCLDVMKGLDSDSIDLIFADPPYNIKKADWDRFNSQQDYLNWSIKWIKEAARILKKMGSLYVCGFSEILADIKSPAMQYFDNCRWIVWHYKNKANLTNEWGRSHESILHFRKSKDFIFNVDEVRIPYSDHTLKYPEHPQALTSQYGNGKQHLWEPNPNGAKPKDVLEIPTTCNGMHEKTPHPTQKPEELLRKIISASSNQNDLIFDPFLGSGTTAVCSEQLKRRWIGCDISSEYLEWVVNRIELVEDWPIEHWRQYDFENLKRRNSIR
- a CDS encoding GIY-YIG nuclease family protein, translated to MPYHLYILQCTNGSLYTGITNNLERRFNEHFSGKGCKYTIANPAKKMRYTEKFETRSEAAKREAQIKGWTRTKKLALIKGHKGILKTSARCKNRQK
- a CDS encoding Fur family transcriptional regulator — its product is MRKKRSTGRITHEQNPLSGHGLKLTPQRTAIYDLIKDSRQHPCAEQVYRSVKKQLPNISFDTVYRTLQSFSEAGLINAVENHGRNQRFDPRTEQHHHFHCINCRKIVDFDCKEFDSLLAQKQMQKGFKIIRRRVVFEGLCKDCQKERRKTDTARGPKTNSIKRSS